Below is a window of Myxococcales bacterium DNA.
GGTGGCTCCGCGGGCCTGTTCGGGCGCCATGTACGCGACCTTGCCCTTCACCTGACCTGCGAGCGTTGCCTCCGAGTTCGAGCGCAGCGCCTTGGCGACACCGAAGTCGGTTACCTTCACCACGCCGTCGAGCGATACGAGGATGTTCTGCGGCGAGACGTCCCGGTGGACCAGGCCCACGAGCTCTCCGCTGTCGTCGCGGAGCTCGTGCGCAGCGTGTAGACCTTTGGCGGCGTCGGCCACGATGCGCGCCGCGATGCGGCCGTTGAGGCGCTGCGCGACGCCCTTCGAGCCCCTGGGGACGGGAGGTTTGACGATGCGATTGAGCGCCTCGCCGTTCACCCACTCCATCGCGATGTAGAGCGTGCCGTGCTCTTCACCGAGATCGAAGATTTCGCAGACGTTCGGATGGTGGACACCCGCCGAGAGGTGGGCTTCGTCCAGGAACATCGACTCGAACGCAGGATCGGTCGCCAGCTGCGGCAAAATGGTCTTGATCGCGACCACTTTGCTGAAGCCCCGCTGGCCATGCTGCTTGGCGGCCCAGACTCGGGCCATTCCACCCTGCGCTACTGCAACGAGAATTTCGTAGCGGCCCAGACGCGTCCCCGCTCGCACCTCGTGAGGGGGAGCGTCCACGAGCGCTGGCATGGCTCCTCGAGTATATCAGGACCGGCGCTGTGCGCTCGACCCGGTTCTTCGGGCGGGAGGCGCAGGGGTTGACGCCGGTCCGGGCGTCGAGTGCGGCCAAGACCACCTTGTTTCCATAGGCTGGGGGCGGAGCGATGAGCTCGGGCGGCTCGTCCGGCACCGGCCGGTCGACCTCGGTACGAGGTTCCGCGGGGGGGGGTGGCTTCGGGGTCGGCGGGGGTGCTGCGGCGCAGCCCGACGCGACGGCGCTCATCAGCGCGAGGATGGCGAAGCTCCGGACCATGAAAGAAACATAGGTCCGCGGTGTGCGAAACGCACGCCGCGTCGCGTAACATCCGGGAGGTGCGCATCGTCCTCGCTCTGATCTGGAATGCTTTCCTGCTGCTCCTGCTCCCGCTCACCTGGGTGAGGAAGCACTTTGCATCGCCTGCGCAAGCGTTCCTGGAGGTGAAGCTGGACGGTGGGCTCGCAGAGGTTGCGCGTCGGGTACCGTTCTGGCAGCGAAGACATCAGCCGGTCGCTCTAGACGCGTTGCGCCGTCTCATCTCCCTCGCCGCCGCAGATCCCAGGGTGCACGGGGTGCTCTTCACGCTCGAATCCCTGCAGGTGGGCAGTGCGCGGGCGACCTCTCTGCGCGACGTCGTGCTCTCCTGCAAGAAGGCGGGAAAACGCGTGGTCGTCTACCTGCCGCACGGGGGAGGGACCCTCGCAGCCTACGTGGCCAGCGCGGCGGACCGGATTCTGATCGGGCCCGAGACGCAGCTCGAAGCGACGGGTTTTGCCGTGGAGGCGACCTACCTCCGGGGCGCACTCGACCAGCTCGGGCTCGAACCGGAGGTGTTTGCCAAGGGCCGCTTCAAGACAGCCGGCGAGTTCTTGGAGAAAAAGTCGATGTCCGAGCCGCAACGCGAACAGCTCGGGGCGTTGCTGGACGTTGCGCACGAGACCCTGATCGAAGCCCTGTCGGCGGGGCGCGGTGTGGATGCGGACACGGCGCGGGGTTGGGTCGACTCCGGGCCGTGGTCTGCCCGGGGGGCCCACGAAGCCGGAATCGTCGACGGGATCGTGTACCCGGACGAGCTGAAACAGCACCTCGATCCCGCCCGCCCGGACGGAGCGCCGGTGGCTCCGGCCGGCCGCTACTTTCGCCGGCGCACACCCCATTTCCGACCCGTATTTCGGCGGCCGCACATCGCCGTGGTCGAGGTCGTCGGACCGATCGTGTCCAGCGCACCCTATTCGCTGGTGCCGGTGGCGGCCGAGGAGCCGGTGTGTCGCACGTTGGAACGCGCCCTCGAGGATCCGTTCGCTCGGGGCGTCGTGGTGCACGTCTCTTCCCGGGGTGGCAGCGCGCTGGCTTCGGATCGGATGCTGCGGGCACTCACGCGGGTGGCGAAGGAGAAGCCGGTCGCGGTCTACATGGGGGATGTCGCCGCCAGCGGTGGCTACATGATCGCCGTCGGCGCCCCAACCATCGTGGCCCAGCCGACCACCATCACGGGCAGCATTGGCGTGGTCGCCGCTCGGTTCGTGGCCGAGGGACTACTGCGTCGCTTGGGGGTCCGCGTCGAGGTCGTGAAACGCGGCGCCCACGCCGACATGACGAACCCGGCGCGGCGGCTGTCGGAGGAGGAGAATCTGGTTCTCACGCGCCAGCTCGACGAGGTCTACAAGAGCTTCCTCGAGGTGGTCGCGCGCGGCCGGGGTCGGACCGTCGACGAGATCGAACCACTAGCCGGGGGGCGAGTCTGGAGCGGCCGCGACGCGCTCAGTCACGGTCTCGTTGATCAGCTCGGGGGCTTCGACGTCGCGCTGGACGACGTGCGAAAACGCATTGGGCCAGGCGGCGCGCGTCTGGAGCCGGTGGTGATCGGTCCGGATCACCTGCGCCCGCCCGGGCCGCTCGCACGGCTGCTGCTCGGCGCAGCCGCCGTGCTCCGACTCGACGGAGCGGTCGAACTCTACGCGGTCGCCTTGGGTGAACCCCGGGCGCGAGCCTGGCTCTATTGCGAGGTCGCGTGTGTCGCGGACGAGGCT
It encodes the following:
- the sppA gene encoding signal peptide peptidase SppA — translated: MRIVLALIWNAFLLLLLPLTWVRKHFASPAQAFLEVKLDGGLAEVARRVPFWQRRHQPVALDALRRLISLAAADPRVHGVLFTLESLQVGSARATSLRDVVLSCKKAGKRVVVYLPHGGGTLAAYVASAADRILIGPETQLEATGFAVEATYLRGALDQLGLEPEVFAKGRFKTAGEFLEKKSMSEPQREQLGALLDVAHETLIEALSAGRGVDADTARGWVDSGPWSARGAHEAGIVDGIVYPDELKQHLDPARPDGAPVAPAGRYFRRRTPHFRPVFRRPHIAVVEVVGPIVSSAPYSLVPVAAEEPVCRTLERALEDPFARGVVVHVSSRGGSALASDRMLRALTRVAKEKPVAVYMGDVAASGGYMIAVGAPTIVAQPTTITGSIGVVAARFVAEGLLRRLGVRVEVVKRGAHADMTNPARRLSEEENLVLTRQLDEVYKSFLEVVARGRGRTVDEIEPLAGGRVWSGRDALSHGLVDQLGGFDVALDDVRKRIGPGGARLEPVVIGPDHLRPPGPLARLLLGAAAVLRLDGAVELYAVALGEPRARAWLYCEVACVADEA